A genomic region of Lachnoclostridium edouardi contains the following coding sequences:
- a CDS encoding MFS transporter has product MESKKLSMREMICYGIGDITANVYLQFIALFAIVFFTDVLGISATVAGLIFMGSRVFDGLNDIAIGYISDKYGHYKRWILFGSIATAIAFIIMFTRFNLSPQKQIIFALAAYCFWTLMYTCYAIPFNTFASTMSQNTEERTLLNSIRFAIVAVPSLIISIATPYLKSGTQGNNSTYGTIAVILAVIATLCTIICVLGIVERAKAPVAREKVSVREYFKAIFANKQLLVVSGAFFCRTLGYYIYTSSMTYYFNYYLKSAKLMGVILGISAPISAVAALSVAPVAKRIGKKKALRLRIDFCCFQHN; this is encoded by the coding sequence TTGGAAAGTAAGAAATTATCAATGAGAGAAATGATTTGTTATGGTATCGGGGATATTACGGCTAATGTTTATCTGCAGTTTATCGCGTTATTTGCGATTGTCTTTTTTACAGATGTGCTTGGTATTTCTGCTACTGTGGCAGGCCTAATTTTTATGGGAAGCAGGGTGTTTGACGGGCTGAACGATATTGCTATAGGATATATATCTGATAAATACGGACATTACAAACGGTGGATTTTATTTGGCTCTATTGCTACAGCTATTGCATTTATTATTATGTTCACCCGTTTCAATTTAAGCCCGCAGAAACAGATTATTTTCGCCTTGGCAGCATACTGCTTCTGGACATTAATGTATACCTGCTACGCCATTCCTTTTAATACATTTGCCTCTACAATGTCCCAGAATACGGAAGAGAGAACGCTTCTCAACTCTATTCGTTTTGCCATTGTAGCAGTGCCGTCTCTGATTATATCCATTGCTACACCCTACTTAAAAAGCGGAACTCAGGGAAATAACAGCACATACGGGACTATTGCCGTTATTTTGGCAGTGATTGCCACCTTATGTACGATTATTTGTGTTCTGGGAATCGTAGAAAGGGCGAAAGCCCCTGTTGCAAGGGAAAAAGTATCTGTTAGAGAATATTTTAAGGCTATCTTTGCAAATAAACAACTACTAGTTGTAAGCGGAGCTTTCTTCTGCAGAACCCTTGGCTATTATATCTATACTTCATCCATGACATATTATTTTAATTATTATTTGAAATCAGCGAAATTAATGGGCGTTATACTGGGAATCTCAGCTCCAATTTCAGCTGTAGCTGCTTTATCTGTGGCGCCTGTAGCTAAAAGAATAGGAAAAAAGAAAGCCTTAAGGCTGCGGATTGATTTTTGCTGTTTCCAGCATAATTAG
- a CDS encoding sigma-54 interaction domain-containing protein, with product MERSLKQLQIIYEHVMNQIEEGIVISDDENKVIFVNKAAEAIEGIDSKTCLGKRMEDIYIHTKNTHSKHAAVLNTGIPANEYLNQYMIRESHKMMNVVERMFPVNIDKKTVAVYSLIKNLPALKKNIDQSLELYTYFHKEKMTNGTKYTFNSIIGNDINFIEAISNARNVAKNQTTVLIFGETGTGKELFAQSIHNASPYQNGPFISVNCAAIPSTLLESMFFGTAKGAFTGAENMAGLFEQAEKGTLFLDEINSMDIRLQAKLLKVLEDKKVTRIGSEKAIHISCRILCALNEDPQKCIKEQRLRQDLYYRLSSCILHIPPLRQRVSDIPLLCKYYLQKFNQEYRLNIECVDHSLMEEFKKYSWPGNVRELQHVIESAYSISEQNIKILQLKNIAYYYRKFFTEASKPQKEEYFAEEAAGRTDVGLKETMDNYEKMVLLQALNRNKKNITATAKELEITRQALQYKMKKYNLRL from the coding sequence CAATAAAGCAGCGGAGGCCATTGAAGGAATTGATTCTAAAACCTGTTTGGGAAAACGTATGGAAGATATATATATTCATACAAAAAATACTCATAGTAAGCACGCGGCAGTTTTAAATACCGGAATCCCGGCCAACGAATATCTGAATCAGTATATGATAAGAGAATCCCATAAAATGATGAATGTTGTAGAGAGAATGTTCCCTGTTAACATAGATAAAAAAACGGTTGCCGTATATTCTTTAATCAAAAACCTGCCTGCGCTGAAGAAAAATATTGATCAAAGTCTGGAGCTGTATACTTATTTTCATAAAGAAAAAATGACAAATGGTACAAAGTATACTTTTAACAGTATTATAGGAAATGATATAAATTTTATAGAAGCTATTTCTAATGCCAGGAATGTGGCAAAAAATCAGACTACAGTGCTGATTTTTGGAGAAACCGGCACGGGAAAGGAATTATTTGCCCAAAGTATTCACAATGCCAGTCCCTATCAAAATGGGCCTTTTATCTCAGTAAATTGCGCCGCTATACCGTCTACATTGCTGGAAAGCATGTTTTTTGGCACTGCCAAAGGTGCCTTTACAGGAGCAGAAAATATGGCCGGTCTGTTTGAGCAGGCGGAAAAAGGAACATTATTTTTAGATGAGATCAACAGTATGGATATTCGGCTTCAGGCTAAGCTTTTAAAGGTGCTGGAGGATAAAAAAGTCACCAGAATCGGCTCAGAGAAAGCAATCCATATATCCTGCCGTATTCTGTGCGCGTTAAATGAAGATCCCCAGAAATGCATAAAGGAGCAGCGTCTGCGGCAGGATTTATATTATCGTCTATCCTCCTGCATTCTTCATATTCCTCCCCTTAGGCAGAGGGTCAGCGATATACCGCTGCTCTGTAAATATTATCTCCAAAAGTTCAACCAAGAATATAGACTTAATATTGAATGTGTGGACCATAGTCTAATGGAAGAATTTAAAAAATATAGCTGGCCGGGAAATGTAAGGGAACTGCAGCATGTAATTGAAAGCGCTTATTCTATTTCAGAGCAAAATATAAAAATATTGCAGTTGAAAAATATTGCATACTATTACAGGAAATTTTTCACAGAGGCTTCCAAGCCGCAGAAGGAAGAGTATTTCGCAGAAGAAGCTGCGGGAAGGACTGATGTAGGTTTAAAGGAAACCATGGATAATTATGAAAAAATGGTTTTGCTACAAGCCTTAAATAGAAATAAAAAGAATATTACTGCAACTGCAAAAGAACTTGAAATTACCCGCCAGGCTTTGCAGTACAAAATGAAAAAATATAATTTGCGATTATAA